A region from the Antennarius striatus isolate MH-2024 chromosome 22, ASM4005453v1, whole genome shotgun sequence genome encodes:
- the LOC137589274 gene encoding arg8-vasotocin receptor-like yields MSSRNGTGGLNATRRLEELTGTGNWTGTGTGNHTDLFGRNEDVAKLEIAVLSLAFAAAVAGNAGVLLAVRKSRRKPSRVHLFMRHLSLADLVVAFFQVLPQLCWEVTFRFHGPDFLCRAVKQLQVFGMFASTYVTVVMTLDRCAAICHPLRALQQSARRARVMIGCAWGCSLVLSAPQCFIFSLSEVRPGSGVFDCWGHFVEPWGARAYVTWMTVGIFLVPVLVLVTCYGFICRAIWRNLRCKSRKGARVEEEEPGARGDFLRRSSVGGISRAKLRTVKMTFVIVLAYVTCWAPFFTVQMWSVWDHTFSWDDSENAAVTLSALLASLNSCCNPWIYMAFSGQLLANGAGCLPCCRRRLVHHDSDSSIRRTTVMSRLQGPRLSEPFRDLNPAPKSPAAS; encoded by the exons ATGTCGAGCAGGAACGGAACCGGGGGTCTGAACGCGACGCGGCGGCTGGAGGAGCTCACCGGGACCGGAAACTGGACCGGGACCGGAACCGGGAACCACACCGACCTGTTCGGGCGGAACGAGGACGTGGCCAAGCTGGAGATCGCCGTCCTGAGCCTCGCCTtcgcggcggcggtggcgggaAACGCCGGCGTGCTGCTGGCCGTGCGTAAGAGCCGCCGGAAGCCGTCGCGCGTGCACCTGTTCATGCGTCACCTGAGCCTGGCCGACCTGGTGGTCGCCTTCTTCCAGGTGCTGCCGCAGCTCTGCTGGGAGGTCACCTTCCGGTTCCACGGGCCGGACTTCCTGTGCCGCGCCGTGAAGCAGCTGCAGGTGTTCGGGATGTTCGCGTCCACCTACGTCACGGTGGTGATGACGTTGGACCGCTGCGCCGCCATCTGCCACCCGCTGCGCGCGCTCCAACAGTCGGCCCGGCGCGCGCGCGTCATGATTGGCTGCGCGTGGGGGTGCAGCCTGGTGCTCAGCGCCCCGCAGTGCTTCATCTTCTCCCTCAGCGAGGTGCGCCCCGGGTCGGGGGTGTTCGACTGCTGGGGGCACTTCGTGGAGCCCTGGGGCGCGCGCGCCTACGTCACCTGGATGACGGTGGGCATCTTCCTCGTGCCCGTGCTCGTGCTCGTGACGTGCTACGGGTTCATCTGTCGCGCGATCTGGAGGAACCTCAGGTGTAAGAGCCGCAAGGGCGCgcgggtggaggaggaggagccgggCGCGCGGGGCGACTTCCTGCGCAGGAGCTCCGTCGGCGGCATCTCGCGCGCCAAATTACGCACGGTGAAGATGACGTTCGTGATCGTGCTGGCCTACGTCACGTGCTGGGCTCCGTTCTTCACGGTGCAGATGTGGTCGGTGTGGGACCACACCTTCTCCTGGGACG ACTCGGAGAACGCCGCCGTCACGCTGTCCGCCCTGCTGGCGAGCCTCAACAGCTGCTGCAACCCCTGGATCTACATGGCGTTCAGCGGGCAACTCCTCGCCAACGGCGCTGGCTGCCTGCcctgctgccgccgccgcctcgtCCACCATGACTCCGACAGCAGCATTCGACGCACCACTGTCATGTCCCGCCTGCAGGGCCCCCGCCTCTCCGAGCCCTTCAGGGACCTCAACCCGGCCCCCAAGAGCCCGGCAGCGTCCTGA